A single genomic interval of Corvus cornix cornix isolate S_Up_H32 chromosome 11, ASM73873v5, whole genome shotgun sequence harbors:
- the ENKD1 gene encoding enkurin domain-containing protein 1 — MCEGPSRISGPIPPDPTLFPEYYKRPFSARGRLEGNAQKLCLTLTSGPLDPVPNPYLALGSARQAQPAPRIRPSGKDFLEKGQKGTLSLLLQLEGISLDRELPVKRKEAKDYEKENVRRIKEIQKKCKEKERAQEHSQPKPVKALWKSQKYENVESKVKAKLQETSPPPNPEAVNFLRAYSRCGSGIKPCRPLSPRPVRAKAGAGTEAPEAQGAETKMQVEGRSVDFIRHNACAAKRAPLRRSQSLQALAELLQQKHREQEEYNAKQKGHVPQYLLERKELWRKQMEERLRNLPDPDTPPGHTMMPESQRLETLSNLKQSQEQLIKDLVLLPMRGDSLKMQKRRVELERKLSQIEEAIKIFSRPKVFIKLDS, encoded by the exons ATGTGTGAAGGGCCATCCAGGATTTCTGGACCCATTCCTCCAGACCCAACACTCTTTCCAGAGTATTACAAACGTCCCTTCTCAG CTCGAGGGAGGCTGGAAGGAAATGCTCAGAAGCTGTGTTTAACTTTAACCTCTGGCCCCCTGGACCCAGTTCCCAACCCATACCTCGCTTTGGGCAGTGCCCGCCAGGCCCAGCCAGCCCCCCGCATTCGCCCCAGCGGGAAGGACTTCCTGGAGAAGGGACAGAAAGGGACACTCAGCCTCTTACTGCAGCTTGAAGGGATCTCCCTTGACAGGGAGCTGCCAGTCAAGA GGAAAGAGGCCAAGGACTACGAGAAGGAAAATGTGAGGCGGATAAAGGAGATTCAGAAGAAGTGCAAAGAGAAGGAGCGAGCCCAAGAGCACAGCCAGCCCAAGCCTGTGAAAGCTCTGTGGAAGTCccagaaatatgaaaatgtggAGTCAAAGGTGAAGGCCAAACTGCAG GAGACCTCCCCACCTCCAAATCCCGAGGCTGTGAATTTCCTGAGGGCATATTCTCGCTGTGGCTCTGGGATCAAGCCGTGCAGACCACTGTCCCCAAGGCCTGTCAGagcaaaagcaggagcaggcacAGAGGCTCCAGAGGCACAGGGTGCTGAAACCAAG atgCAGGTGGAGGGCAGGAGCGTTGACTTCATCAGGCACAACGCCTGCGCTGCCAAGCGGGCCCCGCTGCGCCGCTCCCAGTCCCTGCAGGCGCTGGccgagctgctgcagcagaagcaccGGGAGCAGGAGGAATACAACGCCAAGCAAAAGGGCCACGTCCCCCAGTA CctgctggagaggaaggagctgtggCGCAAGCAGATGGAGGAGCGACTGCGAAACCTGCCAGACCCCGACACGCCGCCCGGTCACACCATGATGCCAGAGAGCCAGCGGCTGGAGACCCTCAGCAATCTGAAGCAGA gccaggagcagctgataAAGGATCTGGTTCTGCTGCCAATGCGTGGAGACAGCCTCAAGATGCAGAAGAGGCGGGTAGAGCTCGAGAGGAAGCTCTCCCAGATAGAAGAGGCAATCAAAATTTTCTCAAGGCCCAAGGTTTTCATCAAGTTGGACTCCTGA
- the PARD6A gene encoding LOW QUALITY PROTEIN: partitioning defective 6 homolog alpha (The sequence of the model RefSeq protein was modified relative to this genomic sequence to represent the inferred CDS: deleted 1 base in 1 codon) yields the protein MAKHHRTPARSAEPVIEVKSKFDAEFRRFAMKRSGAGSFQDFYQLLQTVHQIPRVDVLLGYTDIHGDLLPINNDDNYHKALSSANPLLRVIIQKKAESDASVFASNSLQRKKKGLLRPAHYRAKPHLLIGMPQDFRQISSIIDVDILPETHRRVRLHKHGSDKPLGFYIRDGVSVRVAPQGVEKVPGIFISRLVKGGLAESTGLLAVSDEILEVNGIDVAGKSLDQVTDMMVANSHNLIITVKPANQRNNVIRSSKASGSSGMSTDSTPSQQTPSPASQYLSNYSTAESDEEGDLVIESDSASHYIPGGCPNGGPADGPLQRSLSPHSSRGSLQSLGSHDGSPGRGSGREDGTLLTL from the exons ATGGCCAAGCACCACCGCACGCCGGCGCGCTCCGCCGAGCCCGTCATCGAGGTCAAGAGCAAG TTCGACGCTGAATTTCGCCGCTTTGCCATGAAGCGCTCCGGAGCCGGCAGCTTCCAGGACTTCTaccagctgctgcagacagtGCACCAGATCCCACGGGTGGACGTGCTCCTGGGCTACACGGACATCCACGGCGACCTCCTGCCCATCAACAATGACGACAACTACCACAAAGCCCTGTCCTCTGCCAACCCCCTCCTCAGGGTCATCATCCAGAAGAAGG CAGAGTCTGATGCCAGCGTCTTCGCCTCCAACTCCTTGCAGCGGAAGAAGAAGGGGCTGCTGCGCCCAGCACACTACCGGGCCAAGCCTCACCTCCTCATCGGGATGCCCCAGGACTTCCGCCAGATCTCCTCCATCATCGACGTGGACATCCTGCCCGAGACCCACCGGCGCGTGCGGCTCCACAAGCACGGCTCCGACAAACCGCTGGGCTTCTACATCCGCGACGGCGTCAGTGTGCGCGTGGCCCCGCAGGGCGTCGAGAAGGTGCCCGGCATCTTCATCTCCCGCCTGGTGAAGGGTGGCCTGGCCGAGAGCACggggctgctggcagtgagCGACGAGATCCTGGAGGTGAATGGCATCGATGTGGCTGGCAAGTCTCTGGACCAAGTGACGGACATGATGGTGGCCAACAGCCACAACCTCATCATCACTGTCAAGCCAGCCAACCAGCGCAACAACGTCATCCGCAGCAGCAAGGCCTCGGGCAGCTCCGGCATGTCCACGGACAGCACCCCCAGCCAGCAGACCCCCAGCCCGGCCTCGCAGTACCTGAGCAACTACAGCACGGCCGAGAGCGACGAGGAGGGCGACCTGGTCATCGAGAGCGACAGCGCGTCCCACTACATCCCTGGGGGCTGCCCCAACGGGGGCCCCGCGGACGGACCCCTCCAGCGGAGCCTGTCCCCGCACAGCTCGCGGGGCTCCCTGCAGTCC CTCGGCAGCCACGAcggcagccctggcaggggcagTGGACGGGAGGATGGCACCCTCCTCACCCTATAG